From the genome of Nitrospirota bacterium, one region includes:
- a CDS encoding histone deacetylase: MRRVGFATDEVFLRHEPPVWHPDSKDRLMSINTILKNSSLWPDLVPLKPRRAGYDDIARVHTREYIEKIKNFGAGELDPDTYLSAGSLEAALHAAGAVMEAVDQCLKGTIERAFCAVRPPGHHAEADQGMGFCIFNNIAVGARYALTQGYERVFIIDFDAHHGNGTQHIFEEDDAVFYFSTHQHPYYPDTGKDMERGRGRGEGFTYNMPIAAGSGNKDYIYVYQNILPSLIHRFNPDMILVSAGYDIHVNDPHANIRVTHEGIRAIVRSILHSYSCASCPVVFVLEGGYDLPSLCDSVQITIEEMLKD; this comes from the coding sequence ATGAGAAGAGTCGGGTTCGCCACCGATGAAGTCTTCCTGCGCCACGAGCCGCCGGTCTGGCATCCCGACTCGAAAGACCGGCTCATGTCCATTAACACCATTCTCAAAAACTCCAGCCTCTGGCCGGACCTGGTGCCCCTGAAGCCGCGCAGGGCAGGATATGATGACATTGCCCGCGTGCATACGCGCGAGTATATCGAGAAGATCAAAAACTTCGGAGCAGGAGAGCTGGACCCGGACACGTATCTGTCAGCGGGAAGTCTCGAGGCGGCGCTCCACGCGGCGGGCGCGGTCATGGAGGCGGTGGACCAGTGTCTGAAGGGAACCATCGAGCGCGCGTTCTGCGCGGTACGGCCTCCCGGACACCACGCCGAGGCGGACCAGGGCATGGGGTTCTGCATCTTCAACAACATCGCGGTCGGCGCCCGGTACGCCCTGACCCAGGGGTATGAGCGCGTGTTCATCATCGATTTCGACGCGCACCACGGCAATGGAACGCAGCACATCTTCGAAGAAGATGATGCGGTCTTCTACTTCAGCACGCACCAGCACCCGTACTATCCCGATACGGGCAAGGACATGGAGCGGGGCAGGGGCAGGGGCGAGGGCTTCACGTACAACATGCCGATCGCGGCGGGTTCGGGCAATAAAGATTATATCTACGTATATCAAAATATTCTTCCCAGCCTTATCCACCGGTTCAATCCTGACATGATCCTCGTGTCCGCCGGCTACGACATCCATGTGAACGACCCCCACGCCAACATCCGCGTCACGCACGAAGGCATCCGGGCGATCGTCCGCAGCATCCTGCATTCCTATTCCTGCGCGTCCTGTCCGGTGGTGTTCGTGCTCGAAGGCGGATATGATCTTCCCTCGCTCTGCGATTCGGTGCAGATCACGATCGAGGAAATGCTGAAGGATTAG